From the genome of Acidobacteriota bacterium:
GAAGACCCGCCCCCCGCTGACGCGCGAGGAAATCGACGCCAACGCCGAAACCTACAAGCAGCAGGTGTTCAAGCTGCTCGACCCCACGAAGACGGCCGTCGACTTCAACAGCCGGTGGCTCGCTCCGCTCGGCAGCGAGGGCTGGGTGAGGCTCGCGGCCCGGTACAACGTGGCGCAGATGCTCGAGCGGCGCGACTTCCGCCAGCGGTACGAGTCGGGCCAGCCCATCGCCATTCACGAGTTCCTCTACCCGCTCGCGCAAGCCTACGACTCGGTAGCGCTCGAGGCCGACGTCGAGCTCGGTGGGACCGATCAGCTGTTCAACCTGAACGTCGGGCGCGACATCATGCCGGCCTTCGGTCTCGAAGCGCAGGTGGTCATGACGGTGCCGCTGCTCGTCGGGCTCGACGGGATCGAGAAGATGTCGAAGAGCCTCGGCAACTACGTCGGCGTCAACGAGCCGCCCGACGCGATGACGACGAAGCTCGTCGAGCACTTCCGCGGCACCGACGAGGTGCTCTGGCTCTACTTCACCTTGCTCACCGACCTGACGCCTTCCGAGGTCGACGCCGTCAGGGACGACATGCTGTCGGGCGCCATCTCGCCGACGGACGTGCGGTACCGGCTCGCGCGCCTGATCGTCACCGACTTCCACGGCGCGGAGGCAGCCGCGGCGGCCGAGGCCGCCACCCGCGCGCGGCACGCCGCGCGATCGGGCGCGCCGGTCGACCAGCTGGAGGTCCACCGGGTCGGCGCGGGCCAGCCGCTCCGGAAGATCCTGGTCGAGCTCGGCGCCGCCGACTCGATGAGCGACGCCGGACGCAAGATGCAGCAAGGAGGCGTCCGCCTCGACGACGACCCGGTGAGCGACTTCGCGTTCGTGCTCCCGGCGGGCCGCTTCAAGCTCCAGGTGGGCAAGCGCTTCATCGTCGCGCTCGACAGCGTGGACGCAGGTCCGGATCATTCTGGCGATATGACAGGCTGACGCCGTCGACATCAGCCGCCGATCGCCCCGCCGAGGGCGTCGTCGACGACCACGACGACACGCGGAGCGCGCGCCAGCACCCGGGCAACTGGAAGGCCGCCCGTGTCGACCGGCGACGTGCCCGGGTCGTTCCGCGCCCGCCGGCGGGCCGCGAGCGCCGAGCGAAGCGCGCTCGCCTTCTCCTCGCCCATCGCGACGACCACGACGAGCCCGGCCGACGCGAGCACCGGCAGCGTCAACGTCAGTCGTTCTCGCGGGGGCTTCGGGGCATCGTGCACGGCGACCACCGTCAGGTCGGTCACCTCGAGCGACCGGTGGCCGGGGAAGAGCGATGCCACGTGGCCGTCGGCGCCGACGCCGAGCAGAGCGACGTCGATCGGGCCTCGGGCGATCAGGGAATCGACCCGAGCTGCGTACCGTTCCGCCGCCCGACGCAGCGGACGCTCCTCGCCCGGCGGGCGCAGGACCTGTTCCACCGGAATGGTCGTGTCGGCAATGAGGGGCAGCGCGCGACGGTAGTTCGAGTCGATGTCGTCGGGGCCCACCGCCCGCTCATCGACCCACAGGAGCCAGAGGCGAGACCAGTCGACGGCGGCCGAAGCCAGCGGACCGGCCACCGCGTCGATGGCCGACCCGCCGGGCAGGGCGAGCACCGCCCGGCCTCGCCGCGCGATGGCCTCGCCGAGGGCAGGGCCGACGTGGCTGGCGGCGAGCGGGCCGACCTCCGCGGGCGGCGCGCAAACGATCGCGTCCATGGCAAAGCCTCCGGCTCGCACGCCTGGGAGCGACGCCGAGCGGGGAGCCCATCGGGCCCGGAATGTGTCCGAAGTCGCTATGATAGACGCAACTCCACCTCGACGCGACCCACCACGGACAACGAAGGGGATCCCTGGATGCGGATCGGAATGATCGGCCTCGGCAGGATGGGCGCCAACATGGTGAGACGCCTCCGTCGCGCCGGGCACGACGCCGTCGTCTACGACCCCAATGCCGACGCCGTCGCCGCGCTCGAGCGCGAAGGGGCGACGGGGGCCGTCTCGGCCGTCGATCTGGTGGCGCGGCTCGATGCGCCGAGGGTCGTCTGGCTCATGGTCCCGGTCGTGCACGTCGGCTCGGTCGTCGATGAACTTGGGCCGCATCTCTCTGCGGGCGACGTCGTCGTCGACGGTGGCAATTCGCACTACCGCGACGCCATCGACCGCGCAAGACGGCTGGCCGCGCGTGGGGTCGACTACGTCGACTGCGGGACGAGCGGTGGGGTGTGGGGGCTCGACCGAGGGTATTGCCTGATGCTCGGCGGCACGGAGCGGGCCATCCGTCATCTCGAGCCGGTGCTCGCCTCGCTCGCGCCAGGCGCAGGGACGGCGCCCGCGTTGCCGGGCCGCGAGGGCGACGCTTCGACGGAGACCCGCGGCTACCTTCACTGTGGGCCATCGGGCGCCGGACACTTCGTGAAGATGGTGCACAACGGCATCGAATACGGGCTGATGGCGGCCTACGCTGAGGGGTTCAACCTGCTGCGTCACGCCGGCGTCGGCCGCCTGGCTGGAGCGGCGGCGACGGAAGCGGGCGCGCTG
Proteins encoded in this window:
- the pgl gene encoding 6-phosphogluconolactonase, with product MDAIVCAPPAEVGPLAASHVGPALGEAIARRGRAVLALPGGSAIDAVAGPLASAAVDWSRLWLLWVDERAVGPDDIDSNYRRALPLIADTTIPVEQVLRPPGEERPLRRAAERYAARVDSLIARGPIDVALLGVGADGHVASLFPGHRSLEVTDLTVVAVHDAPKPPRERLTLTLPVLASAGLVVVVAMGEEKASALRSALAARRRARNDPGTSPVDTGGLPVARVLARAPRVVVVVDDALGGAIGG
- a CDS encoding tyrosine--tRNA ligase; amino-acid sequence: MTLDEQLAYLTKGCVDVLRPAELRAKLERTARGGRPLVVKVGFDPTAPDLHLGHTVLIRKMKHFQDLGHRVIFLIGDFTGLIGDPTGRSKTRPPLTREEIDANAETYKQQVFKLLDPTKTAVDFNSRWLAPLGSEGWVRLAARYNVAQMLERRDFRQRYESGQPIAIHEFLYPLAQAYDSVALEADVELGGTDQLFNLNVGRDIMPAFGLEAQVVMTVPLLVGLDGIEKMSKSLGNYVGVNEPPDAMTTKLVEHFRGTDEVLWLYFTLLTDLTPSEVDAVRDDMLSGAISPTDVRYRLARLIVTDFHGAEAAAAAEAATRARHAARSGAPVDQLEVHRVGAGQPLRKILVELGAADSMSDAGRKMQQGGVRLDDDPVSDFAFVLPAGRFKLQVGKRFIVALDSVDAGPDHSGDMTG
- the gnd gene encoding decarboxylating 6-phosphogluconate dehydrogenase: MRIGMIGLGRMGANMVRRLRRAGHDAVVYDPNADAVAALEREGATGAVSAVDLVARLDAPRVVWLMVPVVHVGSVVDELGPHLSAGDVVVDGGNSHYRDAIDRARRLAARGVDYVDCGTSGGVWGLDRGYCLMLGGTERAIRHLEPVLASLAPGAGTAPALPGREGDASTETRGYLHCGPSGAGHFVKMVHNGIEYGLMAAYAEGFNLLRHAGVGRLAGAAATEAGALRDPEGLQFDFDLAAIAELWRRGSVVTSWLLDLTAAALHEHPGLEGFSGHVGDSGEGRWTVQTAVEAGVPAHVLSAALFARFDSRGRAEFQNKVLSAMRHAFGGHVERKGDG